From a single Planococcus shenhongbingii genomic region:
- a CDS encoding AAA domain-containing protein codes for MEPITANEKAKNFFEYMLALNNLVGKVIRNYSDFEKNWQLEDLDKLDGCFTFGNCHNSENLVEIHRPAITKADETPPAPKPVFKDWLNFEPKKETAIPSYITMKTTELAVGEQRKEFFIDDDNRLAAYEQWVPEWKEWSVKLKNKKRALEKYEEFFELFSRFEKEGETLEFVYGTGLFVWQHPDPKIGTIRSPLLTSKAELELDAFKGIISVKLVDQETAVEREIFSGISIPNINPINQLWKEVQTREITEDFTDFFTQFIQTFDANGKFISDAASKVPDKDPVIYSHHMLSLRIKNARVLRDDLAQIIDGISTGELELSDTVAAIIGEPIKDNPAEGNETSDNAGAFDDNNLYFPLESNEQQKAIIQRVSRHQGVTVQGPPGTGKTHTIANLVSHFLSEGKKILITSQKESPLKVLKNKIPQEIRDLCVPVLGGGRESLQEIEQSIRVIGENWANWMCQGWNEKSDATKKR; via the coding sequence ATGGAACCAATTACAGCAAATGAGAAAGCCAAAAACTTTTTTGAATACATGCTGGCATTAAATAATCTAGTCGGAAAAGTTATACGGAACTACTCGGACTTCGAGAAGAATTGGCAGCTCGAAGACTTGGATAAATTGGATGGCTGTTTTACTTTCGGGAATTGCCACAATAGTGAAAATCTCGTGGAAATACATAGACCTGCTATCACGAAAGCGGATGAAACGCCGCCCGCTCCCAAACCGGTTTTCAAAGACTGGCTCAATTTTGAGCCGAAGAAAGAAACAGCAATCCCTTCCTATATAACGATGAAAACAACAGAGCTAGCAGTTGGCGAGCAGCGAAAGGAATTTTTCATTGATGACGATAACCGCCTGGCCGCCTACGAGCAATGGGTGCCGGAGTGGAAAGAGTGGTCCGTTAAACTAAAAAACAAAAAACGTGCGCTGGAGAAATACGAGGAATTTTTTGAGCTCTTTTCGCGTTTTGAAAAAGAAGGAGAAACGCTGGAATTTGTCTACGGGACCGGTCTTTTCGTTTGGCAGCATCCGGATCCGAAAATCGGAACCATTCGTTCACCGCTTTTGACAAGTAAAGCGGAACTTGAATTGGACGCTTTTAAAGGCATCATTTCCGTAAAATTGGTCGACCAGGAAACAGCAGTTGAGCGTGAAATCTTCTCGGGGATTTCCATTCCGAATATCAATCCGATCAATCAATTATGGAAAGAAGTCCAAACGAGGGAAATTACAGAAGACTTTACCGACTTCTTTACACAATTTATCCAAACATTTGACGCGAACGGAAAATTCATTTCGGATGCAGCTTCAAAAGTTCCAGACAAAGATCCGGTGATCTACAGCCATCACATGCTTTCTTTGCGTATCAAAAATGCGCGTGTCTTAAGAGATGATCTGGCTCAAATTATTGACGGCATTTCCACAGGCGAACTGGAATTATCCGATACAGTCGCTGCAATAATCGGTGAACCGATTAAAGACAATCCAGCTGAAGGAAATGAAACTTCAGATAACGCCGGAGCGTTTGACGACAATAATTTGTATTTCCCGCTCGAATCAAACGAACAGCAAAAAGCGATTATTCAGCGGGTATCCCGCCATCAAGGCGTTACGGTGCAAGGGCCGCCTGGTACAGGGAAAACGCATACGATTGCCAATCTGGTTTCCCACTTCTTATCGGAAGGGAAAAAGATCCTCATCACCAGCCAAAAAGAAAGCCCGTTAAAAGTCTTGAAAAACAAGATTCCCCAGGAAATCCGTGATTTATGTGTGCCGGTTCTTGGAGGCGGTCGTGAATCGCTGCAGGAAATCGAGCAGTCGATCCGCGTCATCGGGGAAAACTGGGCGAACTGGATGTGCCAAGGCTGGAACGAGAAATCGGACGCGACAAAGAAGCGCTGA
- the brxC gene encoding BREX system P-loop protein BrxC, translated as MLLKEMFQKDIERDIRGVIKVAQTDDESIYQELDEYVVTRELQKHLSKFYENYQKGVNGSTDKMGVWISGFFGSGKSHFLKILAYLLENKQVHDKSAIDFFDNKIQDPLVLANMQRTADIETETILFNIDAKAQLDNKSKEDAILRVFMKVFYEHRGYYGDISGVAEMEKYLDKQGTYQIFKDEFENLAGEPWEDRRNSFYFDRDYIVSALSKATDMTEESAGNWFDNGVNNYEISIEKFAKDVKEYIDEKGKNFHLIFLVDEIGQYIGDSRSLMLNLQTLTEELGTHAKGKAWVMVTSQESIDSIVKVKGDDFSRIQGRFDTRLSLSSISVDEVLKKRILLKKDYVNDKLKLLYPEKSAILKNLISFRESTADLRGYENEQEFAEVYPFIPYQFKLLQNVFEQIRKHGSSGKSLSEGERSMLSAYKETALRYKAEEEGFLIPFPAFYETIREFLNPSVSRVIDGAYENPALKDDPFNMEVLKVLFMVKYIKELPANIDNIATLMITNIDEDKLELKEKIKASLRKLISQTLIQKNGDYYLFLTDDEQDINREIKTLNIDEEIVKRELATYIFQDLYDEKRFRYSSEYLFSYNQKMDEKNYGNQSSSIGVQIISPLSDHYQKSEQELMMMTSGSGEMIVKLGGSELYVEEIEEALRIEEYRKKKNITQLPENIQNILNNKQAEVRERKRRGRELLEDAIKSGSFFINGEKVDIKGSSVKEKFNAAFKILVDNIYTKLGYVKEHLENERGLIHILASDNQQISFDNSLDTYPNELAKKEAFDFISLQDDIQKQTRVKVLYDRFMDKPYGWKQLDIAALIAKLLKEQLIRIRYNAEYLEPEQNTNLLISIFTKMADSDKAIIVKRGKVDEKLIRAAKRVAKEVFNKTDLADDEDGLVKDLRLLIEMQIAEINELKAQYEGQKYPGKSLLNKGLEYFNQFHNGLDNAAFFTKLKELEDDLAYWEEDIMYVKDFFHSNQKNIFNQGLYQYAKYEENKTYMGGEDLKAAARELTLILEDPVPYKKIKEIPELAHKIEEQVKSILIEKKNHAKDKVKIDYEFLSSMAKQEGVTENTKQQIENYYMHLNESLEEFTDIFKVDATITQSTFFKEKIEKQIKREITVVKPPVGPPSEGIKVSLRSLVNTSSLSSEEDVNQYINTLSEKLMNMIKTNNKIEFID; from the coding sequence ATGTTATTGAAAGAAATGTTTCAAAAAGATATAGAACGTGATATCCGTGGCGTAATTAAAGTCGCGCAAACCGATGATGAAAGTATTTATCAGGAATTGGATGAGTATGTAGTCACGCGCGAGTTGCAGAAGCATTTATCGAAGTTTTACGAGAACTATCAAAAAGGCGTAAATGGCTCGACCGATAAAATGGGCGTTTGGATCTCAGGGTTCTTTGGCTCAGGTAAATCGCACTTCCTCAAAATACTCGCTTATTTATTAGAAAACAAGCAAGTTCATGATAAAAGCGCGATAGATTTCTTTGATAATAAGATCCAAGATCCGTTGGTATTGGCCAATATGCAGCGGACTGCAGACATCGAAACAGAGACCATCCTATTTAATATTGATGCAAAAGCGCAACTGGACAATAAATCGAAAGAAGATGCGATTTTACGCGTCTTTATGAAAGTCTTTTACGAGCATAGAGGCTATTACGGCGACATCTCCGGTGTGGCTGAGATGGAAAAGTACTTGGACAAACAAGGAACCTACCAAATTTTCAAAGATGAGTTTGAAAATCTTGCAGGTGAACCATGGGAAGACCGCCGGAACAGTTTTTACTTTGATAGAGATTACATCGTCAGTGCACTTTCAAAAGCTACCGACATGACAGAAGAGTCAGCTGGGAACTGGTTCGACAACGGCGTCAACAATTACGAAATTAGCATTGAGAAATTTGCAAAAGATGTAAAAGAGTATATCGATGAAAAAGGCAAAAACTTTCACCTCATTTTCTTAGTGGATGAAATTGGGCAATACATAGGGGACAGCAGAAGCTTGATGCTAAACCTCCAAACGCTAACTGAAGAACTTGGAACGCATGCAAAAGGAAAAGCCTGGGTCATGGTGACTTCACAAGAAAGCATTGATAGCATCGTTAAAGTTAAAGGCGATGATTTCTCACGGATTCAAGGCCGTTTTGATACAAGACTTTCACTGTCTTCAATTTCTGTAGATGAAGTGCTTAAAAAAAGGATTCTTCTCAAAAAAGATTACGTGAATGACAAATTGAAATTGCTTTATCCTGAGAAAAGCGCCATCCTTAAAAACTTAATCAGTTTCCGTGAAAGCACGGCGGACTTGCGCGGTTATGAAAATGAACAGGAATTTGCAGAGGTATATCCATTTATTCCATATCAATTTAAATTGCTTCAGAACGTTTTTGAACAAATAAGAAAGCACGGTTCTTCAGGTAAGAGTTTATCTGAAGGTGAGCGTTCTATGTTGTCCGCTTACAAAGAAACGGCTTTAAGATACAAGGCAGAAGAAGAAGGTTTCTTGATCCCGTTCCCTGCTTTTTATGAAACGATTAGAGAGTTTTTGAATCCGTCAGTATCACGAGTGATTGATGGAGCATATGAAAACCCGGCGCTAAAAGATGACCCATTTAATATGGAAGTATTAAAAGTCTTATTCATGGTTAAGTACATTAAAGAACTTCCGGCTAATATCGATAATATCGCGACTTTAATGATTACAAACATTGACGAAGACAAATTGGAGTTAAAAGAAAAAATTAAAGCTTCATTGAGAAAGCTCATCTCACAGACTTTAATCCAAAAAAATGGTGACTACTACCTTTTCTTAACGGACGATGAACAAGACATTAACCGTGAAATTAAAACCTTGAACATTGATGAGGAAATCGTCAAACGCGAGTTAGCCACTTACATCTTCCAAGACCTCTACGATGAAAAGCGGTTCCGTTATTCTTCGGAGTATCTTTTCTCATACAATCAAAAGATGGATGAGAAAAATTACGGCAATCAATCGTCGAGCATCGGTGTCCAAATCATTTCCCCGCTCTCTGACCATTATCAAAAGTCCGAGCAAGAACTGATGATGATGACGAGCGGCAGCGGAGAAATGATTGTAAAACTGGGCGGCAGTGAATTGTATGTGGAAGAAATTGAGGAAGCCTTGCGCATTGAGGAATATCGCAAGAAAAAGAACATTACGCAACTTCCGGAAAATATCCAGAACATCTTAAACAACAAACAAGCAGAAGTGCGGGAACGCAAACGCCGGGGCCGTGAGTTGCTGGAAGATGCCATAAAGAGTGGGTCTTTCTTTATCAATGGTGAAAAAGTCGATATAAAAGGTTCATCCGTAAAAGAAAAATTTAATGCAGCATTCAAAATTTTAGTCGATAATATTTACACAAAGCTTGGGTATGTAAAAGAGCATTTGGAAAATGAAAGAGGGTTAATCCATATCTTGGCTTCGGATAACCAACAGATTTCATTTGATAATTCTTTGGATACCTATCCGAATGAATTGGCAAAGAAAGAAGCATTTGATTTTATTTCCTTACAAGACGATATTCAAAAACAAACTCGTGTCAAAGTTTTATATGACCGGTTTATGGACAAACCATATGGCTGGAAGCAATTAGACATAGCGGCTTTGATTGCGAAGCTATTGAAAGAACAGCTTATTCGCATTCGATATAATGCTGAATACTTAGAGCCTGAGCAGAATACGAATCTATTAATTTCAATCTTCACTAAGATGGCTGATTCGGACAAAGCGATAATTGTAAAAAGAGGAAAAGTAGATGAAAAGTTAATCCGTGCTGCCAAGCGAGTTGCGAAAGAAGTTTTCAATAAAACAGATTTAGCTGATGATGAAGATGGACTAGTGAAAGATCTCCGACTTTTAATAGAAATGCAAATTGCCGAGATTAATGAATTAAAAGCTCAATATGAAGGTCAGAAATATCCAGGAAAGAGTCTTCTAAATAAAGGCCTTGAATACTTCAATCAATTTCATAATGGTTTGGATAATGCAGCGTTCTTCACAAAATTAAAGGAATTAGAAGATGACTTGGCTTATTGGGAAGAAGATATTATGTATGTGAAAGATTTCTTTCATAGTAATCAAAAAAACATTTTTAACCAAGGATTGTATCAGTATGCTAAATACGAAGAAAACAAGACGTATATGGGCGGAGAAGATTTAAAAGCAGCAGCGAGAGAATTAACCCTGATTTTAGAAGATCCGGTTCCATATAAAAAAATTAAAGAGATTCCTGAATTGGCTCATAAAATAGAAGAACAAGTTAAATCTATTCTTATTGAGAAAAAAAACCATGCTAAAGATAAGGTGAAGATAGATTATGAATTCCTTTCATCAATGGCCAAACAAGAGGGCGTCACAGAAAATACTAAGCAGCAAATAGAAAATTATTATATGCATTTGAATGAGAGTTTAGAAGAATTTACAGATATCTTCAAAGTTGATGCGACAATTACACAAAGTACTTTCTTTAAAGAGAAAATAGAAAAACAGATTAAACGCGAAATAACTGTTGTCAAACCACCAGTAGGTCCACCTTCTGAAGGGATAAAAGTTAGCCTTAGAAGTTTGGTAAATACATCTTCATTATCTTCAGAAGAAGATGTGAATCAATACATCAATACCTTGTCAGAAAAATTAATGAATATGATAAAAACCAACAACAAAATAGAATTTATAGACTGA
- a CDS encoding AAA domain-containing protein, translated as MPRLEREIGRDKEALNRSKREEARLKNLLKGYAEKEGTVLQYKGEKLFKYDVAKRLSESDSHYNWIQDNVAIDAAFPLNSVDFKELWQLKNDTTKEQLLLRHQQLPLAETELKNASSFAAFMEIENNLKTSNEEGKAVLQKYGLPMDKKEIKALQKDLNELLGMSAVLENPVYQSMMDDCRAGGHREERWRTLADKLTGAVDRLFASYHILVTHTINLPEKSNEALTNDLTVAKEPLQNGKKPNFLFFMIKGKQAKYLFEDSVLNGNMEDIGHTVIDEKEKRFPHLLEDRLKELQLVIKTVDTAQSIKEKITPYGMTGINLYSVAEIKQLILDLELVLKRMEYLRWEAQYNEELAGLMVLSAKDHMHPVSRDFAVAYQDKDLSKWVHLLSRLEELQRTKARVMRFYMLLEQFNQTLPLTGKLLEMSAGEVSEFPEDHAEAFELKKLQSWLDETKDTNTTLLKKQLEEEHIEQKRLIRAIVSASTWKSQVNRITDEEKRALSAWKTYIKRFGKGSGKSAQRNLQGAREEMKTAQSAIPVWIMPISQVLENFPVTNEKFDVIIFDESSQCDLFAINVLLRGKKIVVVGDDEQISPQSIGTKQDDVMELVRRHLKGIPNADLFDGNLSLYEIAEQTFPKEGKLMLREHFRCVPEIIQFSNDMSYGGEMIPLRLPLEEDKIDPPVLAIKVKDGYIEDRKDVNEGEIDAIVADMAEMVLDPKLKGQTFGVITLLGQDQHKLLESRIRQEIGDREFVERKIICGNPYTLQGDERDIIFLSMVSAPNRNFRALTGNADKQRFNVAASRAKNQMRLYHSVDLEELSSQDLRYRLLSYCQNPTRLNMEVQNLEELCDSPFEVDVLRMILAKGYKVTPQVKVGQYRIDMVVEGIRDRLAVECDGERWHGPEKFEEDMKRQESLERSGWKFWRVRGREFYFDKVKALESLWGQLDALGIEPVKEQQLIK; from the coding sequence GTGCCAAGGCTGGAACGAGAAATCGGACGCGACAAAGAAGCGCTGAACCGCAGCAAGCGCGAAGAAGCCCGCTTGAAAAACCTGCTTAAGGGATATGCCGAAAAAGAAGGGACGGTCCTTCAATACAAAGGAGAAAAACTTTTCAAGTACGACGTCGCCAAACGCCTATCAGAATCGGATAGCCATTACAACTGGATTCAAGACAATGTTGCAATTGACGCAGCATTTCCGTTGAACTCCGTAGATTTCAAGGAATTATGGCAGCTGAAAAACGATACAACAAAAGAGCAGCTTCTCTTGCGGCACCAACAGCTTCCTTTGGCTGAAACCGAACTTAAAAACGCTTCATCTTTTGCCGCGTTCATGGAAATCGAAAACAACTTGAAAACATCAAATGAAGAAGGCAAAGCCGTCTTGCAGAAATACGGGCTGCCGATGGACAAAAAAGAAATCAAAGCGCTGCAAAAAGATCTAAATGAACTTCTCGGCATGTCGGCAGTATTGGAGAACCCAGTTTACCAATCCATGATGGATGATTGCAGAGCAGGCGGCCACCGCGAAGAACGCTGGCGTACATTGGCCGATAAATTAACTGGAGCCGTTGATCGTTTATTTGCTTCCTATCATATCTTGGTCACCCACACGATCAACTTGCCGGAAAAGAGCAATGAAGCTTTAACAAACGATTTAACTGTCGCTAAAGAGCCTCTTCAAAATGGCAAGAAACCCAACTTTTTGTTCTTTATGATAAAAGGAAAACAAGCGAAATACCTTTTCGAAGATTCCGTGCTGAATGGCAATATGGAAGACATCGGCCATACCGTGATAGATGAAAAAGAAAAGCGGTTCCCGCATCTATTGGAAGACCGGTTGAAAGAATTGCAATTGGTCATCAAAACCGTTGATACAGCCCAATCCATAAAAGAAAAGATTACTCCTTACGGCATGACTGGTATCAATCTTTATTCCGTTGCAGAAATTAAACAATTGATCTTAGACCTTGAATTGGTGCTGAAGCGAATGGAATATTTAAGATGGGAAGCCCAATACAATGAAGAACTGGCTGGATTAATGGTTTTAAGCGCAAAAGACCATATGCATCCGGTTAGCCGAGATTTTGCCGTAGCATATCAAGATAAAGACCTTTCAAAATGGGTCCATCTTTTGAGCAGACTTGAAGAATTGCAGCGGACCAAAGCGAGAGTAATGCGGTTTTATATGTTACTTGAGCAGTTCAATCAGACATTGCCTCTGACTGGAAAGCTGCTTGAAATGTCAGCGGGAGAAGTTAGTGAGTTTCCCGAAGACCATGCAGAAGCATTTGAACTGAAAAAATTGCAGTCCTGGCTTGATGAGACGAAAGATACGAACACGACGCTTTTGAAAAAACAGCTGGAGGAAGAGCATATCGAACAAAAGCGCTTGATCCGTGCAATTGTCAGTGCTTCCACTTGGAAAAGCCAAGTAAACCGCATAACCGATGAAGAAAAACGGGCATTGTCTGCCTGGAAAACCTATATCAAACGTTTCGGTAAAGGCAGCGGGAAATCGGCGCAGCGCAATCTGCAAGGTGCCCGGGAAGAAATGAAAACCGCGCAAAGTGCCATTCCGGTATGGATCATGCCGATCAGCCAAGTGCTTGAGAACTTCCCGGTGACCAACGAAAAATTCGATGTCATCATCTTTGACGAAAGCAGCCAATGCGATCTGTTCGCCATCAATGTGCTCCTGCGAGGCAAGAAAATCGTGGTCGTCGGTGACGATGAACAAATCAGTCCGCAATCGATCGGCACCAAGCAAGATGATGTAATGGAATTGGTGCGCCGCCACTTAAAAGGCATTCCGAATGCGGATCTGTTCGATGGCAACTTGTCGTTATATGAAATCGCGGAACAGACCTTCCCGAAAGAAGGGAAACTGATGCTGCGGGAACATTTCCGCTGCGTGCCGGAAATCATCCAGTTCTCGAATGACATGAGCTACGGCGGCGAAATGATTCCGCTTCGTTTGCCGCTCGAAGAAGATAAAATCGATCCGCCGGTATTGGCGATTAAAGTCAAAGACGGCTATATCGAGGACCGCAAAGACGTCAATGAAGGCGAAATCGATGCGATTGTTGCCGATATGGCAGAAATGGTCCTCGACCCAAAACTAAAAGGCCAGACATTTGGCGTTATTACGCTTCTTGGCCAAGACCAGCATAAATTATTGGAATCCCGGATCCGCCAGGAAATTGGTGACCGTGAATTTGTGGAGCGGAAAATCATTTGCGGGAATCCGTATACATTGCAAGGAGATGAGCGAGACATCATTTTCTTGTCGATGGTTTCTGCACCGAACCGCAATTTTAGGGCCTTAACAGGAAACGCAGACAAGCAGCGGTTCAACGTCGCAGCTAGCCGCGCGAAAAATCAAATGAGGCTATACCATTCAGTGGATCTAGAAGAGTTGAGTTCTCAGGATTTGCGCTATCGCTTGTTGAGCTATTGCCAAAACCCGACTCGCTTGAATATGGAAGTCCAAAACCTCGAAGAACTCTGCGATTCGCCATTTGAAGTCGATGTACTCCGGATGATTTTAGCTAAAGGCTATAAAGTGACGCCGCAAGTCAAAGTCGGCCAATACCGGATCGATATGGTTGTTGAAGGCATTCGTGACCGCTTAGCCGTTGAATGCGACGGTGAAAGATGGCACGGTCCTGAGAAGTTCGAAGAAGATATGAAGCGCCAGGAATCTTTGGAACGTTCAGGCTGGAAATTCTGGAGGGTGCGGGGCAGAGAGTTTTACTTTGATAAGGTGAAAGCTTTGGAGAGCCTTTGGGGGCAGTTGGACGCGCTTGGGATTGAGCCGGTGAAGGAACAACAGTTAATTAAATAA
- a CDS encoding TIGR04540 family protein — translation MEIKMFYRTQRDVAAAVNQLVDAYWDEKIIEQKLIDSIKDIHKNNQEKLMKNNDFTKVVQQQCGKRRLVIVERILEMN, via the coding sequence ATGGAAATTAAAATGTTTTACCGTACACAAAGAGATGTGGCTGCAGCAGTAAATCAGTTAGTGGATGCTTATTGGGATGAGAAAATTATTGAACAAAAACTTATAGATAGCATAAAAGATATACATAAGAACAATCAGGAGAAGTTAATGAAGAATAACGACTTTACTAAAGTAGTCCAGCAGCAATGTGGAAAAAGAAGATTAGTTATTGTTGAGAGAATATTGGAAATGAACTAG
- a CDS encoding DUF1788 domain-containing protein: MANLNARLDRIIPKIKEDKFIDGRGLGNEISFYVFDYKPEDELVVRDYIKHIKKEFNYDGSNRRIIEFDLYKMLLEITKDKRIFDRIFEMEKRQGKDALFKALTTFANPQIFLQKIKEQMNEHDVVILTGVGKVFPFVRSHTILNNLQEVIDKTPIIMFYPGEYSEQDLHLFGKFKDDNYYRAFRLVD; this comes from the coding sequence ATGGCAAATTTAAATGCAAGGCTCGACCGGATTATTCCAAAAATCAAAGAAGACAAATTCATCGATGGCCGAGGGCTTGGAAATGAAATAAGTTTTTATGTTTTTGATTATAAACCCGAGGATGAACTGGTTGTCCGAGATTATATTAAGCACATAAAAAAAGAATTCAACTACGATGGTTCAAATAGAAGAATCATTGAATTTGATCTTTACAAGATGCTCTTGGAAATTACGAAAGATAAAAGGATTTTTGATCGGATTTTTGAAATGGAAAAAAGACAAGGGAAAGACGCTTTGTTTAAAGCCCTTACAACATTCGCAAATCCGCAAATATTTTTGCAAAAGATTAAAGAGCAAATGAATGAGCATGATGTGGTTATTCTAACTGGAGTAGGAAAAGTTTTTCCTTTTGTGAGATCGCATACGATCTTAAATAATCTGCAAGAAGTCATCGATAAGACGCCTATTATCATGTTTTATCCAGGAGAATACAGCGAGCAAGACTTGCACTTGTTCGGCAAGTTCAAGGACGATAACTATTACCGGGCATTCCGCTTAGTAGACTAA
- a CDS encoding DUF1819 family protein, producing the protein MTTELDYSSVLTGAAFMFYEFKQVATLKDQGLSDEEIRKKVVEENLFQHAKISSLQRGLPSILRRVNVLDDVLRKMVIEESVEVGKAINLYAIMKTDRLFFEFIKEVIQEKFQTNNYSFEKKDLNMYFTVKAEESKNIAEWTEATVQKLKQVYIKILLDTGMLKDKKSDELNRLIIDEQIKEHLRQIGDAKYVQAMGE; encoded by the coding sequence ATGACAACAGAATTAGATTATTCTTCTGTATTAACGGGCGCTGCTTTCATGTTTTATGAGTTTAAGCAAGTGGCCACGTTAAAAGATCAAGGTTTATCAGATGAAGAAATTCGCAAAAAAGTTGTTGAAGAGAATTTGTTTCAACACGCAAAGATATCGAGTCTTCAAAGAGGGCTTCCTTCAATATTAAGAAGGGTTAATGTATTGGATGATGTTTTACGTAAAATGGTTATTGAAGAATCCGTCGAAGTTGGTAAAGCTATCAATTTATACGCAATTATGAAAACTGACCGCTTGTTCTTCGAGTTTATAAAAGAAGTTATTCAAGAAAAGTTTCAGACAAATAATTATAGTTTTGAAAAGAAGGATCTAAATATGTACTTTACGGTGAAAGCAGAGGAAAGCAAAAATATTGCTGAATGGACAGAAGCGACTGTTCAGAAATTGAAGCAAGTCTACATTAAAATTTTGCTAGATACAGGAATGCTTAAGGATAAAAAATCTGACGAATTAAATCGCTTAATCATCGACGAACAAATCAAAGAACATCTCAGACAAATTGGCGACGCCAAGTATGTCCAAGCGATGGGTGAATAG
- a CDS encoding DUF3895 domain-containing protein produces the protein MLEAIYEGERFNLHSHLSMQESIKAEVNRLKKAADKGAFTCPYCNGILKLKAGDIYEKHFFHPSNSCSISEASETYQKQIKRESKKHSVMKEIIYDELKTQEKINDNLRVEYGYIEKADEKWKYYPDIIIENSKTELAITILTDVTETKDSRLVQQIKKRNKYFKTKNLKPIWFVEETEQSVDMDRRVIHLWEAELDIAVKMKEDLKWEDTLNHLKTENNLFDLFNYHHQNAPRKYEVFSLYYVKSTETNITFTIQRFLKDQISHPYRAFALNEAYEIKMATALLTEDTMQLSDPLIEAQQRESFLQEALKRDKENVAASIQESVNFNDSLVSQPLSIAKRYDEVGMQAILDDYIKEVKVISASELSKYLVKECGAPSQTYLTGKYQIYTKVCIALNGIETSGKIKLIRKDFVDDRIYEVIEN, from the coding sequence ATGTTAGAAGCGATTTATGAAGGGGAAAGATTTAATCTTCACAGTCATTTAAGTATGCAGGAATCGATAAAGGCAGAAGTAAATAGGTTAAAGAAGGCAGCAGATAAAGGAGCTTTCACTTGTCCATATTGCAACGGAATCTTGAAACTAAAAGCAGGAGATATATACGAAAAGCATTTCTTTCATCCAAGTAATTCTTGTTCTATTTCAGAGGCTAGCGAAACATATCAAAAACAAATAAAAAGAGAGTCAAAGAAACATTCAGTAATGAAGGAAATCATTTACGATGAATTGAAGACCCAAGAAAAAATTAATGACAACTTACGCGTAGAGTATGGCTACATTGAAAAAGCAGATGAAAAATGGAAATACTATCCAGACATTATAATTGAAAATAGTAAAACGGAACTTGCAATTACTATTTTGACTGACGTAACCGAAACGAAGGATTCCAGACTTGTACAACAAATAAAAAAGAGAAATAAATATTTTAAAACTAAGAATCTAAAACCGATATGGTTTGTAGAAGAAACTGAGCAATCTGTTGATATGGACCGTCGCGTTATTCATCTATGGGAAGCAGAATTAGACATCGCTGTTAAAATGAAAGAAGACCTGAAATGGGAAGATACTTTAAATCATCTAAAAACGGAAAATAATTTATTTGATCTTTTCAATTACCATCACCAAAATGCTCCAAGGAAATATGAAGTGTTTAGTCTTTATTATGTGAAATCTACAGAAACAAACATCACTTTTACTATACAACGTTTTTTGAAAGATCAAATAAGCCATCCTTACCGGGCGTTTGCATTAAATGAGGCTTATGAAATAAAAATGGCTACTGCTTTGTTGACAGAAGACACTATGCAATTAAGTGATCCGCTTATAGAAGCTCAACAAAGAGAGAGCTTTTTGCAAGAAGCATTAAAAAGGGACAAAGAAAATGTAGCAGCATCTATACAGGAGTCTGTTAATTTCAATGATTCCCTAGTTAGTCAGCCTCTTAGTATTGCGAAAAGATATGATGAAGTGGGAATGCAAGCGATTTTAGATGATTATATAAAAGAAGTAAAAGTGATTTCTGCAAGTGAATTAAGCAAGTATTTGGTTAAAGAATGTGGTGCTCCATCCCAAACTTACTTAACCGGCAAATATCAAATCTATACAAAGGTTTGTATCGCTTTAAATGGTATAGAGACTTCTGGGAAGATTAAGCTGATAAGAAAAGACTTTGTGGATGATCGAATATACGAGGTCATTGAAAATTAA